One genomic window of Monodelphis domestica isolate mMonDom1 chromosome 1, mMonDom1.pri, whole genome shotgun sequence includes the following:
- the ZFP36L1 gene encoding mRNA decay activator protein ZFP36L1 isoform X2, whose translation MTTALVSATIFDLSEVLCKNNKMLNYSPSSPGGCLLDRKAVGTPAGGGFPRRHSVTLPSSKFHQNQLLSSLKAGEPSQALSSRDSRFRDRSFSEGGERLLPPQKQPGGGQVNSSRYKTELCRPFEENGACKYGDKCQFAHGIHELRSLTRHPKYKTELCRTFHTIGFCPYGPRCHFIHNAEERRALAGGRDPSADRPRLHHSFSFSGFPSAATAATTGLLDSPTSITPPPILSADDLLGSPTLPDGANNPFAYSSQELASLFAPSMGVPGGGSPTTFLFRPMSESPHMFDSPPSPQDSLSDQEGYLSSSSSSHSGSDSPTLDNSRRLPIFSRLSISDD comes from the exons ATGACCACAGCTCTGGTGTCTGCAACCATCTTCGACTTGAGTGAAGTTTTATGCAAG AATAACAAGATGCTCAACTACAGCCCCTCCAGCCCAGGGGGCTGCCTGCTGGACAGGAAAGCCGTGGGCACCCCGGCAGGTGGGGGCTTTCCCCGGAGGCACTCGGTCACCTTGCCCAGCTCCAAGTTCCACCAGAACCAGCTCCTGAGCAGCCTGAAGGCAGGGGAGCCATCCCAGGCCCTCAGTTCCAGGGACAGCCGCTTCAGGGACCGCTCCTTTTCCGAGGGGGGTGAGCGGCTCCTGCCTCCTCAGAAACAGCCAGGGGGAGGCCAGGTCAACTCCAGCCGCTACAAGACAGAGTTATGCCGTCCCTTCGAGGAGAATGGCGCCTGCAAGTACGGAGACAAGTGCCAGTTTGCCCACGGCATCCACGAGCTGAGAAGCCTCACCCGCCACCCCAAGTACAAAACGGAGCTGTGCCGTACCTTCCACACCATTGGCTTCTGCCCCTACGGCCCCCGATGCCACTTCATCCACAATGCGGAGGAGCGCAGGGCCTTGGCTGGGGGCCGGGACCCCTCTGCCGACCGCCCCCGCCTCCACCACAGCTTCAGTTTCTCTGGCTTCCCCAGTGCCGCCACCGCTGCTACCACGGGGCTGCTGGACAGTCCCACTTCCATCACCCCGCCTCCCATTCTGAGCGCTGATGACCTCCTGGGCTCACCCACCTTGCCCGACGGCGCCAACAACCCCTTTGCCTATTCCAGCCAGGAGCTGGCCAGCCTCTTTGCCCCCAGCATGGGGGTCCCTGGAGGTGGCTCCCCGACCACCTTCCTCTTCCGGCCCATGTCAGAATCCCCTCACATGTTTGACTCTCCCCCCAGCCCTCAGGACTCCCTCTCGGACCAGGAGGGCTACCTGAGCAGTTCCAGCAGTAGCCACAGTGGTTCAGACTCCCCCACTTTGGACAACTCGAGGCGCCTCCCCATCTTCAGCAGACTTTCCATCTCAGATGACTAA